The Deltaproteobacteria bacterium genome contains the following window.
CCTCGCGGGGCGTGAGGTCGATGCCCAGGTCGTCCCACTCCGACGCCGGTATCTCCGCGATGCGCCGCTCCATCAAGGCCTCGCCCGTGGACACGAGCTGGATCACGGCCGAGCGGCCGGCGTCGAGATCGGCCTCGATGGCGCGGATCAGCGACGGGCACTTCATGGCCGTCAGCAGATGCCCGAAGAAGCGCTGCTTCGTGCCCTCGAAGGCGCTCAGCGCGGCCGATTTGGCGTTCCGGTTGAGAGTGGAACCCTCCTGCACGATGCCCGTGGCCTCGAGCGCGTCCTCGATGTTGGCGTGGATGATCTTGAACGCACCCGCATAGGCGTCGTAGATGCGCCGCTGCTCCTGCGAGAGCTGGTGCACCAGGATGTCCACTTCCACGCCGTCGTAGGCCAGCGCGCGGGCTTGGTAGAGACCCAGGGCCTTGAGGTCCCTCGCGACTACTTCCATGGCCGCGACCCCGCCCGCTTCCATGGCCGACACGAAATCGGTCCGGCTCTCGAATGGGGTGTTGCCCGCAGCCCACAGGCCCAGCCGCCCGGCATAGGCCAGCCCCTGCACGGTTGTGGCGCCGGTGGCGGACACGTACGCGATGCGCGCGTCGGGCAGCGCGTTCTGCAACCTGAGGCCGGCGCGGCCCTGGGCCGAGGGCCTGACGTCGCCGCGCGCGCCCTTCCCTCCGGCGGCGTTGGCCATGGCGTGGGCCTCGTCGAAGACGACGGCGCCGTCGAAGGCATGGCGCTCCTCGTCATCGAGGCCTCCGGCGAGCCAGCCCACGATCTGGTCGAGGCGCGAGGGGCGGCCCTGGCGGGACGGCGAGCGCAGCGTGGCGTAGGTGGCGAAGAGGATTCCGGTGGAGCGCGGGATCTCCTGGCCCTGGCGGAAGTTGGCGAGCGGGATCAGGTCGTCCTCGCGCCCTCCGAGCGCGGTCCAGTCCCGGCGGGCGTCTTCCAGGAGCTTGTCGGACTGGCTGAGCCAGAGCGCCCGCTTCCGTCCGCGGAGCCAGCCGTCGAGGATGATCGCCGCCACTTGGCGTCCCTTGCCGCAGCCCGTGCCGTCGCCCAGCATCCAGCCCCGGCGGAACCGCACCGGCGCCGACAGGGTCTCGCCTTCGTCCGTGACGGTGACGTCGCCCTGGTCCTTCTCGCCGCAGCGCTGGACGGTCTCCCAACTGGAGCCGATCCTGTAGCCCGCCGCGAGATGGCCCTGGTGGGCCTGGCCCGCCAGCACGACGCTTTCGAGCTGGGCGTCCGACAGGAGACCGTCCGTGACGACGCGTTCCGGCAGCATGGGACGGTAGGACGGCGCCGGATGCGGGACGGCGGCCATTGCCGCGGACTGCACCAGGGGCGTCGGATGCGCCACGGCCCCCGGAATCCGGACGGCGCCCGCCCTCCAGGGCTCGTAGGGTCCTGAGACGGGGCCGCCCGCGTCCGCGGCGGCATCCGCCGGGCCGGTCTCGACGGCCAGCTCGGACACCGCTCCCCAGTCATGGGCCGGTTCGGGTGCGGGCGCCGCGGGCGCAGGCGCGGTCTTTCGCTTCGATTGGCGCGGCGCGGCCGGGTTGCCGAAGAGATCCCGGACGGGCATGGCCTGGGTGGCGCGGACTTCCACGGGCAGGCGGGGCGGAACCTGGGCGATGACCGCGTCGAGCAACTCCGCGGCAGTGGCGACGCGGGCGCCGGGATCGACGTCGATGCCGGGGCGTCCCGTGCGGTCCAGCACGGTGAGCCTGGTGTCGAAGCCCGTGCCCCGGCGCGCGTAGACCCGCCCGTCGACGCCCATGGTGAAGACCACGCGGGCGGGCGGATCGAGGCGGCCGAAGGCGGCGTGCCAGTCGGAATCCCCTGGAACGCAGTTGGCCGAGGTGACGGCCGCGAGCCGGCCCCCCGACGGCAGCATGGAGAAGGCGGAACGCACATGGCGGAGGTCGGCGTCGTGGCGGATGTGGTGGACGCCCGGCGTGGCGGAGAACGGCGGGTTCATGATGACAACGGTGGGCCGGGCGCCGGACAGGCGGTCGGCGGCGTTCTCGGCGTTCACGCCGGTGACCAGGGTTTCGGGGAACAGCCGGGACAGAAGGCCGCGGCGTGCGTCCGCGATCTCGTTCAGATGGAGGTTCCCGGCCCCGCTCCCGAGCGCGCATTCCGCCATCACCGCCAGCATGCCGGTACCCGCCGAGGGCTCCAGCACCGCGTCCCCCGGCCGGATCGCCGCGGCTTGCAGTGCCGCGTAGGCCAGCGGCAGGGGCGTGGAGAACTGCTGGAGGCGGACCTGCTCTTCCGAGCGCTTCGTGTGGGACGGCTCCAGCGCGGCCACGGCCTCCAACATCCTGAGCATGGCGGAGGGTCCGTCCGGACCGGCCCCGGCGTG
Protein-coding sequences here:
- a CDS encoding strawberry notch family protein, with protein sequence MLDAHTAADTSARLPVPHALPSVPASPGSGPSAHDALFTAATTLLPVLEAGQALDAATLRDAMTQAFGATDAQGAWAWKDAYEAAEAAVVLFIRRHGRAMRRHAGAGPDGPSAMLRMLEAVAALEPSHTKRSEEQVRLQQFSTPLPLAYAALQAAAIRPGDAVLEPSAGTGMLAVMAECALGSGAGNLHLNEIADARRGLLSRLFPETLVTGVNAENAADRLSGARPTVVIMNPPFSATPGVHHIRHDADLRHVRSAFSMLPSGGRLAAVTSANCVPGDSDWHAAFGRLDPPARVVFTMGVDGRVYARRGTGFDTRLTVLDRTGRPGIDVDPGARVATAAELLDAVIAQVPPRLPVEVRATQAMPVRDLFGNPAAPRQSKRKTAPAPAAPAPEPAHDWGAVSELAVETGPADAAADAGGPVSGPYEPWRAGAVRIPGAVAHPTPLVQSAAMAAVPHPAPSYRPMLPERVVTDGLLSDAQLESVVLAGQAHQGHLAAGYRIGSSWETVQRCGEKDQGDVTVTDEGETLSAPVRFRRGWMLGDGTGCGKGRQVAAIILDGWLRGRKRALWLSQSDKLLEDARRDWTALGGREDDLIPLANFRQGQEIPRSTGILFATYATLRSPSRQGRPSRLDQIVGWLAGGLDDEERHAFDGAVVFDEAHAMANAAGGKGARGDVRPSAQGRAGLRLQNALPDARIAYVSATGATTVQGLAYAGRLGLWAAGNTPFESRTDFVSAMEAGGVAAMEVVARDLKALGLYQARALAYDGVEVDILVHQLSQEQRRIYDAYAGAFKIIHANIEDALEATGIVQEGSTLNRNAKSAALSAFEGTKQRFFGHLLTAMKCPSLIRAIEADLDAGRSAVIQLVSTGEALMERRIAEIPASEWDDLGIDLTPRE